A window of Streptomyces armeniacus contains these coding sequences:
- a CDS encoding NAD(P)/FAD-dependent oxidoreductase, protein MSTTERPRILVVGGGYVGLYAARRILKKMRYGEATVTVVDPRSYMTYQPFLPEAAAGSISPRHVVVPLRRVLPKAEVLTGRVSTIDQDRRVATVAPLVGEPYELPFDYLVVALGAVSRTFPIPGLAENGIGMKGVEEAIGLRNHVLEQLDKADSTTDDEIRRRALTFVFVGGGFAGAETVGEIEDMARDAAKYYPNVRREAMRFVLVDVADKILPEVGPKLGEWGREHLQNRGVEVYLGTSMKSCTDGRVVLSNGFEADSNTIVWTAGVKPNPALAGFGLPLGPRGHVDTTAALQVKGTDYIWAAGDNAQIPDLAAGEGQWCPPNAQHALRQAKVLGDNVISALRGFPQSDYKHANKGAVAGLGLHKGVAMIVVGKMKIKVKGRLAWYMHRGYHGMAVPTWNRKIRVLADWTLGMFLKREVVSLGAMETPREEFHEAAAPVMAAAAAKQPERADRREDAAHAGKAGNGAKAKAG, encoded by the coding sequence ATGAGCACCACGGAGCGTCCTCGAATCCTCGTAGTGGGTGGCGGGTACGTCGGCTTGTACGCGGCGCGCCGCATCCTGAAGAAGATGCGCTACGGCGAGGCGACGGTCACCGTCGTCGACCCGCGTTCGTACATGACGTACCAGCCCTTCCTTCCCGAAGCCGCGGCCGGTTCCATCTCCCCGCGCCACGTCGTGGTGCCGCTGCGGCGCGTGCTCCCCAAGGCGGAGGTGCTGACCGGCCGGGTCAGCACCATCGACCAGGACCGCCGCGTCGCCACCGTCGCCCCGCTCGTCGGCGAGCCGTACGAGCTGCCGTTCGACTACCTCGTCGTCGCGCTCGGCGCGGTCTCCCGCACCTTCCCGATCCCCGGCCTGGCCGAGAACGGCATCGGCATGAAGGGCGTCGAGGAAGCCATCGGGCTCCGCAACCACGTGCTCGAGCAGCTCGACAAGGCCGACTCCACGACGGACGACGAGATCCGCCGCAGGGCGCTGACTTTCGTGTTCGTCGGCGGCGGCTTCGCCGGCGCGGAGACCGTCGGCGAGATCGAGGACATGGCGCGCGACGCCGCGAAGTACTACCCCAACGTGCGGCGGGAGGCCATGCGCTTCGTGCTCGTCGACGTCGCCGACAAGATCCTCCCGGAGGTCGGCCCGAAGCTCGGCGAGTGGGGCCGCGAGCACCTCCAGAACCGCGGCGTCGAGGTGTACCTCGGCACCTCGATGAAGTCCTGCACCGACGGCCGTGTGGTGCTCTCCAACGGCTTCGAGGCGGACTCCAACACCATCGTGTGGACGGCGGGCGTCAAGCCCAACCCGGCGCTGGCCGGCTTCGGCCTGCCGCTCGGCCCCCGCGGCCACGTCGACACGACGGCCGCCCTGCAGGTCAAGGGCACCGACTACATCTGGGCGGCCGGCGACAACGCCCAGATACCGGACCTGGCCGCGGGCGAGGGCCAGTGGTGCCCGCCGAACGCGCAGCACGCGCTCCGCCAGGCGAAGGTGCTCGGCGACAACGTCATCTCGGCCCTCCGCGGCTTCCCGCAGAGCGACTACAAGCACGCCAACAAGGGTGCGGTGGCCGGTCTGGGACTGCACAAGGGCGTCGCGATGATCGTCGTCGGCAAGATGAAGATCAAGGTCAAGGGCCGGCTCGCCTGGTACATGCACCGTGGCTACCACGGCATGGCGGTGCCCACCTGGAACCGGAAGATCCGCGTACTGGCCGACTGGACCCTCGGCATGTTCCTCAAGCGCGAGGTCGTCTCGCTGGGCGCGATGGAGACGCCGCGCGAGGAGTTCCACGAGGCGGCGGCGCCCGTCATGGCCGCCGCGGCGGCGAAGCAGCCCGAGCGCGCCGACCGCCGGGAGGACGCCGCACACGCCGGCAAGGCGGGCAACGGCGCGAAGGCGAAGGCCGGCTGA
- a CDS encoding Ppx/GppA phosphatase family protein, with protein sequence MTRVAAVDCGTNSIRLLVADADPRTGELKELDRRMEIVRLGQGVDRTGRLAPEALERTFAACRDYAAAIRELGAERTRFVATSASRDAENRDEFVRGVVGILGVEPEVITGDQEAEYSFTGATHELSGSAHPRPYLVVDIGGGSTEFVVGEEHVRAARSVDIGCVRLTERHRLSDPVTDAETAAMRADIAAALDRVAETVPLTEARSLVGLAGTVTTVTGIALGLDAYDSAAIHHTRVGVERVAEIAERLLRSTHAERAAIPVMHPGRVDVIGAGALILLAIMERTGAREVIASEHDILDGIAHKLAADG encoded by the coding sequence ATGACCCGCGTAGCCGCCGTGGACTGCGGCACCAACTCCATCCGCCTGCTCGTCGCCGACGCCGACCCGCGCACCGGCGAACTCAAGGAGCTGGACCGCCGGATGGAGATCGTCCGGCTCGGCCAGGGCGTGGACCGTACGGGCCGGCTCGCGCCCGAGGCGCTGGAGCGCACCTTCGCGGCCTGCCGCGACTACGCCGCCGCCATCCGCGAACTCGGCGCGGAACGCACCCGGTTCGTCGCCACCTCGGCCTCCCGCGACGCGGAGAACAGAGACGAGTTCGTACGCGGTGTCGTCGGCATCCTCGGCGTCGAGCCGGAGGTGATCACGGGCGACCAGGAGGCGGAGTACTCGTTCACCGGCGCCACCCACGAACTGTCCGGCTCGGCGCACCCGCGGCCGTACCTGGTGGTGGACATCGGGGGCGGCTCGACGGAGTTCGTGGTCGGCGAGGAGCACGTACGCGCCGCCCGCTCCGTGGACATCGGCTGCGTGCGGCTCACCGAACGGCACCGGCTGTCCGACCCGGTGACGGACGCGGAGACCGCCGCGATGCGCGCGGACATCGCCGCCGCCCTCGACCGCGTGGCCGAGACGGTGCCGCTCACCGAGGCCCGCTCGCTCGTCGGCCTCGCGGGCACGGTCACCACGGTGACCGGCATCGCGCTGGGCCTGGACGCGTACGACTCGGCCGCCATCCACCACACGCGCGTCGGCGTCGAGCGGGTGGCCGAGATCGCCGAACGGCTGCTGCGCTCGACCCACGCCGAGCGCGCGGCGATCCCGGTGATGCACCCGGGCCGCGTCGACGTCATCGGCGCCGGAGCCCTGATCCTGCTCGCCATCATGGAACGCACGGGCGCCCGCGAGGTGATCGCGAGCGAACACGACATCCTGGACGGCATCGCACACAAGCTGGCGGCGGACGGCTGA
- a CDS encoding DUF501 domain-containing protein, with the protein MDTPPPQTEATPPTEADIAAFREQLGRPPRGLRAIAHRCPCGEPDVVETAPRLEDGTPFPTTYYLTCPRAASAIGTLEADGVMKEMTARLGEDDELAAAYRTAHEDYLARRDAIEELPGFPSAGGMPDRVKCLHVLVAHSLAAGPGVNPLGDEALAMLPEWWRKGPCVRTDRAAGPAEEPADTTAPAEGAAE; encoded by the coding sequence ATGGACACCCCGCCACCCCAGACCGAGGCCACACCGCCCACCGAGGCGGACATCGCGGCCTTCCGGGAGCAGCTCGGCCGCCCGCCGCGCGGCCTCCGGGCCATCGCCCACCGCTGCCCCTGCGGCGAGCCGGACGTGGTCGAGACGGCGCCGCGGCTGGAGGACGGCACGCCGTTCCCCACCACGTACTACCTGACGTGCCCGCGCGCGGCCTCCGCGATCGGCACGCTCGAAGCCGACGGCGTGATGAAGGAGATGACCGCCCGGCTGGGGGAGGACGACGAACTCGCCGCCGCCTACCGCACGGCCCACGAGGACTACCTCGCCCGCCGTGACGCCATCGAGGAGCTGCCCGGCTTCCCGAGCGCGGGCGGCATGCCGGACCGGGTGAAGTGCCTGCACGTGCTCGTGGCGCACTCGCTGGCCGCCGGGCCCGGCGTGAACCCGCTGGGGGACGAGGCGCTCGCGATGCTGCCGGAGTGGTGGCGCAAGGGCCCGTGCGTCCGTACGGACCGCGCGGCCGGCCCCGCCGAGGAGCCCGCCGACACCACCGCGCCCGCCGAAGGAGCCGCCGAATGA
- a CDS encoding FtsB family cell division protein produces MPADRFSTATRLKALGSQAAERVYRAQSRRVRTPRRSRLTGRAALLGLVVCSMVVALAYPTRQYISQRSDIEDQRRQAEQTRERVRELREQKARWQDPAYVEQQARRHLHFVRPGETGYIMRDGTADTLRPRDSGAADRPWYRNLWDGVDRADQRG; encoded by the coding sequence GTGCCCGCGGACCGGTTCTCGACCGCGACGAGGCTCAAGGCACTCGGCTCGCAGGCCGCCGAACGCGTCTACCGCGCGCAGAGCCGCCGCGTACGCACCCCGCGCCGCAGCCGCCTCACCGGCCGGGCCGCGCTGCTCGGGCTCGTCGTCTGCTCGATGGTCGTGGCGCTGGCCTACCCCACGCGGCAGTACATCTCGCAGCGCTCCGACATCGAGGACCAGCGCCGCCAGGCCGAGCAGACCAGGGAGCGCGTCCGCGAGCTGCGCGAGCAGAAGGCACGCTGGCAGGACCCCGCGTACGTGGAGCAGCAGGCCCGCCGCCATCTGCACTTCGTCCGCCCCGGCGAGACCGGCTACATCATGCGCGACGGCACCGCCGACACCCTCCGCCCCCGGGACAGCGGGGCCGCCGACCGGCCCTGGTACCGCAACCTCTGGGACGGCGTCGACCGGGCCGACCAGCGCGGCTGA
- the eno gene encoding phosphopyruvate hydratase, translated as MPSIDVVVAREILDSRGNPTVEVEVGLDDGSTGRAAVPSGASTGAFEALELRDGDSGRYGGKGVEKAVLAVIEQIGPELVGYDATEQRLIDQAMFDLDATADKSSLGANAILGVSLAVAHAASEASDLPLFRYLGGPNAHQLPVPMMNILNGGSHADSNVDIQEFMIAPVGAESFSEAVRWGAEVYHALKGVLKERGLATGLGDEGGFAPNLGSNREALDLILEAVEKAGYTPGQDIALALDVAASEFYKEGAYVFEGKNRSADEMTAYYEELVDAYPLVSIEDPLFEDDWAGWSGLTAKLGDKVQLVGDDLFVTNPERLSRGIDEKAANALLVKVNQIGSLTETLDAVELAQRSGFKCMMSHRSGETEDVTIADLAVATNCGQIKAGAPARSERVAKYNQLLRIEEILDDAAVYAGRSAFPRFKG; from the coding sequence GTGCCGTCCATCGACGTCGTCGTAGCCCGCGAGATCCTCGACTCGCGAGGCAACCCCACGGTCGAGGTCGAGGTCGGCCTCGACGACGGCAGCACCGGTCGTGCTGCCGTGCCGTCCGGAGCTTCGACCGGTGCCTTCGAGGCACTCGAACTCCGCGACGGTGACTCGGGCCGCTACGGCGGCAAGGGCGTCGAGAAGGCCGTCCTCGCCGTCATCGAGCAGATCGGTCCGGAGCTCGTCGGCTACGACGCCACCGAGCAGCGCCTCATCGACCAGGCGATGTTCGATCTGGATGCCACCGCCGACAAGTCCTCCCTGGGTGCGAACGCCATCCTCGGCGTGTCCCTCGCCGTCGCGCACGCCGCCTCCGAGGCGTCCGACCTCCCCCTCTTCCGCTACCTCGGCGGCCCGAACGCGCACCAGCTGCCGGTCCCGATGATGAACATCCTGAACGGCGGGTCGCACGCCGACTCCAACGTGGACATCCAGGAGTTCATGATCGCGCCGGTCGGCGCCGAGTCGTTCTCCGAGGCCGTCCGCTGGGGCGCCGAGGTCTACCACGCGCTCAAGGGCGTGCTGAAGGAGCGCGGTCTCGCCACCGGCCTCGGCGACGAGGGCGGCTTCGCGCCGAACCTCGGCTCCAACCGCGAGGCCCTGGACCTGATCCTGGAGGCCGTCGAGAAGGCGGGCTACACCCCGGGCCAGGACATCGCGCTGGCCCTCGACGTCGCCGCCTCCGAGTTCTACAAGGAGGGCGCGTACGTCTTCGAGGGCAAGAACCGGTCCGCCGACGAGATGACCGCGTACTACGAGGAGCTCGTCGACGCGTACCCGCTCGTCTCGATCGAGGACCCGCTCTTCGAGGACGACTGGGCCGGCTGGTCCGGGCTCACCGCGAAGCTCGGCGACAAGGTGCAGCTCGTGGGCGACGACCTGTTCGTCACCAACCCCGAGCGCCTCTCCCGCGGCATCGACGAGAAGGCCGCCAACGCCCTGCTGGTGAAGGTCAACCAGATCGGTTCGCTGACCGAGACCCTGGACGCCGTCGAGCTGGCGCAGCGCAGCGGCTTCAAGTGCATGATGTCGCACCGTTCCGGCGAGACCGAGGACGTCACCATCGCCGACCTCGCCGTCGCCACCAACTGCGGCCAGATCAAGGCGGGCGCCCCGGCCCGTTCGGAGCGCGTCGCGAAGTACAACCAGCTGCTGCGCATCGAGGAGATCCTGGATGACGCCGCGGTGTACGCGGGCCGTTCCGCGTTCCCGCGCTTCAAGGGCTGA
- a CDS encoding LysM peptidoglycan-binding domain-containing protein: protein MRSGNGRHRRPRQAPAFFVAAGVTGAGIAIPLLGAGSAQAADAATWDRVAECESGGLWSSNGGNGYYGGLQLTQDTWEQYGGTDFAERPDLASRGQQIAVAEKILADQGPRAWPSCAVQGGLTEGATESPDTDPEPSDDPTYEPPSSSEPTPTPTPTPGTSTGPGGEPTQPSEPSTEPTRPGEPSDGPTPTPTPTPSTPESGEPGTESPSPTPTSPSPSAPEPEEPGTDSPSPTPTSPSTGYPGHPGEPDGSDGSDGSGDSEQPGDGEGTGRHRGEPDEREGRGPGHPSRGGHDKGGQDGDYRVQRGDSLSAIAAEHDVEGGWPALYEDNREAVGSDPDLIIPGQRLRL, encoded by the coding sequence ATGCGCTCCGGTAACGGCCGTCACCGACGCCCCCGCCAGGCCCCCGCGTTCTTCGTAGCGGCCGGGGTGACGGGCGCGGGCATCGCCATCCCGCTGCTGGGCGCGGGCAGCGCGCAGGCCGCCGACGCCGCGACCTGGGACCGCGTCGCCGAGTGCGAGAGCGGCGGCCTGTGGAGCTCCAACGGGGGCAACGGCTATTACGGCGGGCTCCAGTTGACGCAGGACACGTGGGAGCAGTACGGCGGTACGGACTTCGCCGAGCGCCCCGACCTGGCCAGCCGCGGTCAGCAGATCGCCGTCGCCGAGAAGATCCTCGCGGACCAGGGACCGCGGGCCTGGCCGAGCTGCGCCGTGCAGGGCGGGCTGACCGAGGGGGCGACGGAGTCGCCGGACACCGACCCGGAACCGTCGGACGACCCGACGTACGAGCCGCCGTCCTCGTCCGAACCCACGCCCACGCCGACGCCGACGCCCGGCACGTCCACCGGCCCGGGCGGCGAGCCGACGCAGCCGAGCGAACCCAGCACCGAACCGACGCGGCCCGGCGAGCCGAGCGACGGCCCGACGCCCACACCCACCCCGACCCCCAGCACGCCGGAGTCGGGGGAGCCCGGCACGGAGTCGCCGTCCCCGACGCCGACTTCGCCCTCGCCCTCCGCGCCGGAGCCGGAGGAGCCCGGCACGGACTCGCCGTCCCCGACACCGACTTCACCCTCGACCGGCTACCCGGGCCACCCCGGTGAGCCCGACGGCTCGGACGGCTCGGACGGATCCGGCGATTCGGAGCAGCCCGGCGACGGCGAGGGCACCGGTCGGCACCGAGGCGAGCCCGACGAGCGGGAGGGCCGCGGCCCCGGCCACCCGTCGCGCGGCGGCCACGACAAGGGCGGCCAGGACGGCGACTACCGCGTGCAGCGCGGCGACTCGCTCTCCGCCATCGCCGCCGAGCACGATGTCGAGGGCGGCTGGCCCGCGCTGTACGAGGACAACCGCGAGGCCGTCGGCTCCGACCCGGACCTGATCATCCCGGGCCAGCGCCTCCGCCTCTGA
- a CDS encoding cytochrome P450 family protein, whose protein sequence is MHDDTPAPVPRRAPDQPPAPPASSTPTASPAPTTQPAPPPVPELFGWESAADPYPAYAWLREHSPVHRTQLPSGVEAWLVTRYADARQALAEQRLSKDPGHHSEGGAHGKGKVGIPGERSANLMTHLLNIDPPDHTRLRRLVSKAFTPRRVAEFEPRVRELADQLIDAIVERQQDQAGPAAAGGGRTYEADLIHEFAFPLPIYAICDMLGVPAEDQDDFRDWAGMMIRHGGGPRGGVGRAVKKMRGYLAELIHRKRLDPGDDLISGLIRASDHGEHLSENEAAAMAFILLFAGFETTVNLIGNGTYALLRHPEQRTRLHEAAVRGDDGLLATAVEELLRYDGPVELATWRFATEPLELGGQRIAAGDPVLVVLASADRDPAKFDHPDVLDLGRRDNQHLGYGHGIHYCLGAPLARLEGQIALGTLFRRLPGLQLAAAPEDLRWRGGLIMRGLRTLPVTFT, encoded by the coding sequence GTGCACGACGACACCCCCGCCCCCGTACCGCGCCGCGCGCCGGACCAGCCGCCCGCACCGCCCGCATCGTCCACGCCGACCGCATCGCCCGCACCGACGACGCAGCCCGCGCCGCCGCCCGTGCCGGAGCTGTTCGGCTGGGAGTCCGCGGCCGACCCGTACCCGGCGTACGCCTGGCTGCGCGAGCACTCGCCCGTACACCGCACCCAACTGCCCAGCGGGGTCGAGGCGTGGCTGGTCACCCGCTACGCCGACGCCCGCCAGGCGCTCGCGGAGCAGCGGCTGAGCAAGGACCCGGGGCACCACAGCGAGGGCGGCGCGCACGGCAAGGGGAAGGTCGGCATCCCGGGGGAGCGCAGCGCGAACCTGATGACGCACCTCCTGAACATCGACCCGCCGGACCACACCCGGCTGCGGCGGCTGGTGTCGAAGGCGTTCACGCCGCGCCGGGTGGCGGAGTTCGAGCCGCGCGTACGGGAGCTGGCGGACCAGTTGATCGACGCCATCGTCGAGCGGCAGCAGGACCAGGCGGGCCCGGCCGCGGCGGGCGGCGGGCGGACGTACGAGGCCGACCTGATCCACGAGTTCGCGTTCCCGCTCCCGATCTACGCGATCTGCGACATGCTCGGCGTCCCGGCAGAGGACCAGGACGACTTCCGGGACTGGGCGGGCATGATGATCCGTCACGGCGGCGGCCCGCGCGGAGGCGTCGGCCGCGCCGTGAAGAAGATGCGCGGCTACCTCGCCGAACTCATCCACCGCAAGCGCCTCGACCCCGGTGACGACCTGATCTCCGGCCTGATCCGCGCCTCCGACCACGGCGAACACCTCAGCGAGAACGAGGCCGCCGCGATGGCGTTCATCCTCCTCTTCGCCGGCTTCGAGACGACCGTCAACCTCATCGGCAACGGCACGTACGCGCTGCTCCGCCACCCCGAGCAGCGCACGCGGCTGCACGAAGCGGCCGTACGCGGCGACGACGGCCTGCTGGCCACTGCCGTCGAGGAGTTGCTGCGCTACGACGGGCCGGTGGAGCTGGCGACGTGGCGGTTCGCGACGGAGCCGCTGGAGCTCGGCGGGCAGCGGATCGCGGCGGGCGATCCCGTACTGGTGGTGCTGGCGTCGGCGGACCGCGATCCGGCCAAGTTCGACCACCCGGACGTACTTGACCTGGGCCGCCGCGACAACCAGCACCTGGGCTACGGGCACGGCATCCACTACTGCCTGGGCGCCCCGCTCGCCCGGCTCGAGGGCCAGATCGCCCTGGGTACGCTCTTCCGCCGGCTGCCCGGTCTGCAACTCGCGGCCGCTCCGGAAGACTTGCGCTGGCGTGGTGGCCTGATCATGCGTGGATTGCGCACTTTGCCCGTGACCTTCACGTGA
- a CDS encoding lysoplasmalogenase, whose amino-acid sequence MAMAITGRGARSLLRSAACGLVRPDGHGRGALAAYGALSAVDLLATARAPRGPRRAAKPLLMPALAAHVLRRRASSSAPLPKRLTAGLAFAAAGDTALLFDDHEPAFLLGMAAFLGTQVCYAAGLAGLPGTANERRTSGARRGARTRGGAALGCLAAWAAANAALAPTLDPQLRLPVAGYSLALAAMGAAAFGVGGRVAAGAGAFLASDLLIGLQAAGHEMPSQEVLIMAGYMLGQYLLVTGWLDILEGSPATPAGTP is encoded by the coding sequence ATGGCAATGGCGATCACCGGGCGCGGCGCGCGCTCCCTGCTGAGGTCCGCGGCGTGCGGGCTGGTCCGTCCGGACGGCCACGGACGAGGGGCGCTGGCCGCGTACGGCGCGCTCTCCGCCGTCGATCTGCTGGCCACGGCCCGTGCCCCGCGCGGGCCGCGCAGGGCCGCCAAGCCGCTGCTGATGCCCGCGCTCGCCGCGCACGTGCTGCGCCGCCGCGCCTCCTCCTCGGCGCCGCTGCCGAAGCGGCTGACCGCCGGGCTGGCGTTCGCCGCCGCCGGTGACACGGCGCTGCTGTTCGACGACCACGAGCCCGCGTTCCTGCTCGGCATGGCCGCCTTCCTGGGCACGCAGGTCTGCTACGCGGCGGGCCTCGCCGGACTGCCGGGCACCGCGAACGAGCGGCGCACGTCCGGCGCGCGCCGCGGCGCCCGTACGCGCGGGGGCGCCGCGTTGGGCTGCCTCGCCGCCTGGGCCGCGGCCAACGCCGCCCTCGCCCCCACGCTCGACCCGCAGCTGCGGCTGCCGGTGGCCGGCTACAGCCTGGCGCTCGCCGCGATGGGCGCCGCGGCGTTCGGCGTCGGCGGCAGGGTGGCCGCGGGCGCGGGCGCGTTCCTCGCCTCGGACCTGCTGATCGGCCTCCAGGCGGCGGGACACGAGATGCCCTCGCAGGAGGTGCTGATCATGGCGGGCTACATGCTGGGCCAGTACCTGCTCGTCACCGGCTGGCTGGACATCCTGGAGGGCTCACCGGCCACGCCGGCCGGCACCCCGTAG
- a CDS encoding polysaccharide pyruvyl transferase family protein, producing MGHGTREGERRDTDVAAVTAGAAAGSVRGAAAGAAVTARPVTAGSATGTGGRTRGTGKRRIAFACHVGGEERLPGLLTLLRSLALSNPHLCEDFLLLHDGLPDAALDAARRLHPLVVPRRAASRRELLTPPRPSAGEGDGGAGYDTVIALTTGMVVLGDIGGLLRLRHGTAAVPQLLGGTERTVLDDGLYVLQRDAADTDAALPEAADADGRNGHDGYIRLDARYDFLARRLYDDAPVPEQAVILNFGEQPPDRPGYGPAELAWRRHDLTDDAFRRAYCALPAPKHPDYFAHCARPLLAGGSQPSVNLARELAAVHLEQGRYEEAVEVLSAVLDRAQPDQPRFHETAGTALMAVSRYDEAESHLLLATAAPHVAASAFGQLARLAWLRRDDEAARAYAREGLDSEPTHRGCRTLHGPRETVPPRAVPQSIVQKETIPERTVSPLPASSRTGPAAAPAGASDRPAIPGQRRHQPAPAGQFAHVALFSTGKENAGDKVLPEAVRMCLDADTGPDRWHPVPVHRLFGEHALEQVNARRGLVIGGGGLFLPDTWPNGNSAWQWNVPDEMISRITVPLAVFAVGYNAFDGQDYGRRRFAESLRALVEQSSFFGLRNHGSVERVRDLLPAGLRDRVRWQPCPTTVTRHLVPGWTDPAERADTALINCAYDRAGLRFGHDYGHFLAEMATAVRALRSRVEVRYAAHTPADERFVYDLRREHGLTLPVDPLYDFTNDAIRAHYARTRLVIGMRGHATMIPFGSGTPALSLISHPKLAYFLSDIGRTEWGVSVHERELGAVLTERATALLDAHTAAVEDVHARQRELWRTTSGNLRELARTFA from the coding sequence ATGGGTCACGGCACACGCGAAGGGGAGCGGCGAGATACGGATGTCGCTGCGGTGACGGCGGGTGCCGCTGCGGGTTCCGTCAGGGGTGCCGCTGCGGGTGCCGCGGTCACGGCGAGGCCGGTCACGGCGGGCTCGGCCACGGGCACAGGCGGCCGTACGCGCGGCACCGGCAAGCGCCGTATCGCCTTCGCCTGCCACGTCGGCGGCGAGGAACGGCTGCCCGGCCTGCTCACGCTCCTGCGCAGCCTCGCCCTCAGCAACCCGCACCTGTGCGAGGACTTCCTCCTCCTGCACGACGGCCTCCCCGACGCCGCGCTCGACGCGGCCCGCCGCCTGCACCCCCTCGTCGTACCGCGCCGCGCCGCCTCCCGCCGCGAACTGCTCACCCCGCCCCGGCCGTCGGCGGGGGAGGGGGACGGCGGCGCCGGGTACGACACGGTCATCGCGCTCACCACCGGCATGGTCGTCCTCGGCGACATCGGCGGACTGCTCCGCCTGCGGCACGGCACGGCCGCCGTACCGCAGCTGCTCGGCGGCACGGAGCGGACCGTACTGGACGACGGCCTGTACGTCCTCCAGCGCGACGCCGCCGACACGGACGCCGCCCTTCCGGAAGCCGCCGACGCGGACGGGCGCAACGGGCACGACGGGTACATACGCCTCGACGCGCGCTACGACTTCCTCGCCCGCCGGCTGTACGACGACGCACCCGTGCCGGAGCAGGCGGTGATACTCAACTTCGGCGAACAGCCGCCGGACCGGCCCGGCTACGGGCCCGCCGAACTCGCCTGGCGCCGCCACGACCTGACCGACGACGCCTTCCGGCGCGCCTACTGCGCCCTGCCCGCCCCCAAGCACCCCGACTACTTCGCGCACTGCGCCCGCCCGCTGCTCGCCGGCGGTTCGCAGCCGTCCGTGAACCTCGCCCGCGAACTCGCCGCCGTCCACCTCGAACAGGGCCGCTACGAGGAGGCCGTCGAGGTGCTGTCGGCGGTGCTGGACCGGGCGCAGCCCGACCAGCCCCGCTTCCACGAGACGGCGGGCACCGCGCTGATGGCGGTGTCGCGCTACGACGAGGCCGAGTCGCACCTGCTGCTGGCGACGGCGGCACCGCATGTCGCGGCCAGCGCGTTCGGGCAGTTGGCGCGGCTGGCGTGGCTGCGCCGTGACGACGAGGCGGCGCGCGCGTACGCCCGCGAAGGGCTCGACTCGGAGCCCACGCACCGGGGTTGCCGGACGCTGCACGGTCCGCGGGAGACGGTCCCGCCGCGGGCCGTACCGCAGTCGATCGTCCAGAAAGAGACGATCCCCGAGCGGACCGTCTCCCCGCTGCCCGCTTCCTCCCGGACCGGCCCCGCCGCCGCTCCGGCAGGCGCCTCCGACCGGCCCGCCATCCCCGGGCAGCGCCGCCACCAGCCCGCCCCGGCCGGGCAGTTCGCGCACGTCGCCCTCTTCTCCACCGGCAAGGAGAACGCGGGCGACAAGGTGCTCCCCGAGGCCGTACGGATGTGCCTGGACGCCGACACCGGCCCGGACCGCTGGCACCCCGTCCCCGTGCACCGCCTCTTCGGCGAGCACGCCCTGGAGCAGGTGAACGCCCGCCGCGGCCTGGTCATCGGCGGCGGCGGACTGTTCCTGCCGGACACCTGGCCCAACGGCAACAGCGCCTGGCAGTGGAACGTCCCGGACGAGATGATCTCCCGCATCACCGTCCCGCTCGCCGTCTTCGCCGTCGGCTACAACGCCTTCGACGGCCAGGACTACGGCCGCCGCCGCTTTGCCGAGAGCCTCCGCGCACTCGTGGAACAGTCGTCGTTCTTCGGGCTCCGCAACCACGGTTCGGTGGAGCGCGTACGCGACCTGCTGCCCGCCGGACTGCGCGACCGGGTGCGCTGGCAGCCCTGCCCCACCACCGTCACCCGCCATCTGGTCCCCGGCTGGACCGACCCCGCCGAACGCGCCGACACCGCCCTGATCAACTGCGCCTACGACCGCGCGGGCCTCCGTTTCGGCCACGACTACGGCCACTTCCTCGCCGAGATGGCCACCGCCGTACGCGCCCTGCGCTCCCGCGTGGAGGTGCGGTACGCCGCGCACACGCCCGCCGACGAGCGCTTCGTGTACGACCTGCGCCGCGAGCACGGGCTCACGCTCCCCGTCGACCCGCTCTACGACTTCACCAACGACGCCATCCGCGCCCACTACGCCCGCACCCGCCTGGTGATCGGGATGCGCGGCCACGCGACCATGATCCCGTTCGGCTCCGGCACTCCCGCCCTCAGCCTGATATCCCACCCCAAACTCGCCTACTTCCTCAGCGACATCGGCCGCACGGAGTGGGGAGTCTCCGTACACGAACGGGAGTTGGGCGCCGTGCTCACCGAGCGCGCCACCGCCCTGCTGGACGCGCACACCGCCGCCGTGGAGGACGTACACGCCCGGCAGCGCGAGCTGTGGCGTACGACATCCGGGAACCTCCGCGAACTCGCCCGCACCTTCGCCTGA